A window of the Lactuca sativa cultivar Salinas chromosome 5, Lsat_Salinas_v11, whole genome shotgun sequence genome harbors these coding sequences:
- the LOC111901565 gene encoding vesicle-associated membrane protein 722: MGQQSLIYSFVARGTVILSEYTEFTGNFTSIAAQCLQKLPATNNKFTYNCDGHTFNYLVADGFTYCVVAVESVGRQVPMAFLERAKEDFTKKYGGGKAATAVANSLNKEFGPKLKEQMQYCVDHPEEISKLAKVKAQVSEVKGVMMENIEKVLDRGEKIELLVDKTENLRSQAQDFRTQGTQIRRKMWLQNMKIKLIVLGIIIALILIIVLSACGGFNCGK, from the exons ATGGGACAGCAGTCGTTGATCTACAGTTTCGTCGCCAGAGGGACGGTGATTCTCTCCGAGTACACGGAGTTCACCGGGAATTTCACTAGCATCGCTGCACAGTGTCTCCAGAAGCTTCCTGCTACGAACAACAAGTTCACCTACAACTGCGATGGTCACACCTTCAACTACCTTGTTGCAGATGGATTCA CATACTGTGTTGTGGCGGTTGAATCGGTTGGTAGACAGGTTCCCATGGCTTTTCTTGAGCGAGCAAAGGAGGATTTCACTAAGAAATATGGAGGTGGGAAAGCTGCTACAGCTGTTGCTAATAGTCTCAACAAAGAATTCGG TCCCAAGCTGAAGGAACAGATGCAGTATTGTGTAGACCATCCAGAAGAGATCAGCAAGCTTGCAAAAGTCAAAGCCCAGGTTTCAGAAGTCAAGGGTGTGATGATGGAGAACATTGAGAAG GTTCTTGACCGTGGAGAAAAGATTGAACTTCTGGTGGATAAAACAGAGAACCTTCGCTCTCAG GCACAAGACTTTAGGACGCAAGGGACACAGATAAGGAGGAAGATGTGGTTGCAGAACATGAAGATAAAACTGATAGTTCTTGGAATCATCATTGCTTTGATTCTCATTATAGTTTTATCGGCTTGTGGGGGATTCAACTGTGGCAAGTAA
- the LOC111901567 gene encoding guanine nucleotide-binding protein-like NSN1 — translation MPKRSKKSKSKRVTLKQKHKVIKKVKEHHKKKAKEAKKLGLNKRPKVEKDPGIPNDWPFKEQELKALEARRTKALEEIEQKKAARKERAKKRKLGLLEDDGDDITNLAEQVSAKEQESGERKAANNSTATRERSFYKELAKVIEASDVILQVLDARDPIGTRCNDMEKMVLKAGPEKHLVLLLNKIDLVPREAAEKWLKYLREELPAVAFKCSTQQQKSNLGWKSSKAAKKTTNLLQTSDCLGAETLIKLLKNYSRSHDIKKSITVGVVGLPNVGKSSLINSLKRCHVANVGATPGLTRTMQEVQLDKNIKLLDCPGVVMIKSGENAAAVALRNCMKIEKLDDPVSPVKEILKLCPAEMLVTLYKIPAFDSVDDFLSKVATVRGKLKKGGVMDINAAARIVLHDWNEGKIQYYTMPPTRNEGEEGMEAKIVSELSKEFNVDEVYGTESSYIGSLKSVIEFNPVEIPPSDPLAFDESMLEDEKESEVTTEKENALEAMAEDAEESEVKKTGSQQNKKVKKAEKKKRKEKAKKSAAVDEDESMDGDYDFKVDYVKKGSSAMDVGEEDDDEDEDEDDVSVKDNGNDKSALPETK, via the exons ATGCCGAAGAGAAGCAAAA AGAGTAAGAGCAAGAGAGTAACATTGAAACAGAAGCACAAGGTAATAAAGAAGGTGAAAGAGCACCATAAAAAGAAGGCCAAAGAGGCGAAGAAGCTTGGATTGAACAAAAGGCCTAAGGTTGAGAAGGATCCGGGTATCCCTAACGATTGGCCTTTCAAGGAACAAGAGCTTAAGGCTCTCGAGGCTCGTCGTACTAAGGCGCTTGAGGAAATTGAGCAGAAAAAAGCTGCTCGTAAAGAGAGG GCTAAAAAGAGGAAATTGGGTCTACTggaggatgatggtgatgataTCACCAACCTGGCTGAGCAGGTTTCTGCTAAAGAACAGGAATCTGGTGAGAGAAAAGCTGCTAACAATTCAACAGCAACTCGGG AGAGGTCGTTTTACAAGGAGTTGGCTAAAGTTATTGAAGCATCAGATGTCATTTTGCAAGTGCTTGATGCTCGTGATCCCATTGGTACCCGATGTAATGATATGGAAAAGATGGTCTTGAAAGCTGGCCCTGAAAAACATCTTGTATTGCTTCTCAACAAAATAG ATCTTGTTCCCCGTGAAGCTGCTGAAAAGTGGCTTAAGTATCTCAGAGAGGAGTTGCCAGCAGTTGCTTTTAAGTGTAGCACTCAACAGCAGAAATCTAATCTTGGATGGAAATCCTCAAAGGCTGCAAAAAAGACGACTAATCTTTTACAAACAAGTGATTGTCTAGGAGCAGAAACTCTTATAAAGCTACTCAAGAATTACTCAAGAAGCCATGAT ATTAAAAAATCGATTACTGTGGGTGTAGTTGGGTTGCCTAATGTAGGAAAGAGCAGTCTAATTAATAGCTTGAAAAGATGCCATGTTGCCAATGTTGGTGCTACACCAGGTCTAACAAGAACAATGCAAGAAGTTCAATTAGACAAGAATATCAAATTGTTGGATTGCCCTGGTGTTGTGATGATTAAATCTGGGGAGAATGCTGCTGCTGTAGCTCTTCGGAATTGCATGAAAATTGAGAAACTAGATGATCCTGTTTCTCCAG TGAAGGAAATTCTAAAGTTATGTCCAGCAGAAATGTTGGTAACTTTATATAAGATTCCTGCTTTCGATTCTGTTGATGACTTTCTTTCCAAGGTTGCTACTGTGAGGGGTAAGCTCAAAAAGGGTGGTGTTATGGACATCAATGCTGCTGCAAGAATCGTATTGCATGATTGGAATGAAG GTAAAATCCAATACTACACGATGCCTCCAACAAGGAATGAAGGAGAGGAGGGTATGGAAGCAAAGATTGTATCAGAATTAAGTAAGGAGTTCAATGTGGATGAAGTTTATGGCACTGAATCCTCATATATTGGCAGCCTTAAATCTGTAATTGAATTCAATCCTGTTGAGATTCCACCAAGTGACCCTCTTGCTTTTGATGAATCCATGCTTGAG GATGAGAAAGAATCAGAAGTAACCACTGAAAAAGAAAATGCATTAGAAGCCATGGCAGAAGATGCAGAGGAAAGTGAAGTGAAGAAGACAGGTAGCCAACAAAACAAGAAAGTAAAGAAAGCAGAAAAGAAGAAGAGAAAGGAGAAAGCGAAAAAGTCTGCTGCTGTGGATGAAGATGAGTCCATGGATGGTGATTATGATTTTAAGGTGGATTATGTGAAGAAGGGATCTTCTGCCATGGATGTTGGTGAggaagatgatgatgaggatgaggaTGAAGATGATGTTTCAGTTAAAGATAATGGAAATGACAAATCTGCATTGCCAGAGACAAAGTAG
- the LOC111901566 gene encoding uncharacterized protein LOC111901566, with protein sequence MTCRIISPPRVSNRNWSMREIAYGGYRVLSYTFIAFTSSHSLKSEPFPNPNQISRLPPQLHREMSTAISSPTAYSRVPSNSQIVRNSNSSVSASLCLKFTNNRHGKGAVGMLLQKKLVLPRHRFRCNCNSSTPGGPVPGENESKQVLDAFFLGKALAEALNERVESAVGELLSTVGRLQAEQQKQVQEFQDEVVERAKKAKVKAAREAMEAQGIVPKSPASSVSSPIVIIDEVTISPSSSSSDSKDEGPSKDSTDPLLGISIDD encoded by the exons ATGACGTGTCGCATAATCAGCCCACCACGAGTATCCAACAGAAATTGGTCCATGAGAGAAATAGCTTATGGCGGGTACAGAGTACTGTCTTATACTTTTATAGCATTTACATCATCCCATTCTTTGAAGTCGGAACCATTCCCAAACCCAAACCAGATCTCTCGTCTCCCTCCACAACTTCATAGAGAGATGAGTACCGCAATTTCTTCACCAACCGCATATTCTCGTGTTCCATCCAACAGCCAAATCGTTAGAAACTCCAATTCATCGGTTTCTGCATCTCTCTGCCTTAAATTCACAAACAATCGTCATGGTAAGGGAGCAGTAGGTATGTTGTTGCAGAAGAAACTGGTTCTTCCGAGACATCGTTTTAGGTGCAATTGTAACAGCAGCACACCTGGTGGCCCTGTTCCTG GTGAAAATGAAAGTAAACAAGTGTTGGATGCATTTTTCTTGGGGAAGGCTCTTGCAGAAGCACTTAATGAACGTGTGGAATCTGCTGTGGGTGAGTTGTTGAGTACAGTTGGCCGATTGCAAGCTGAACAACAAAAGCAAGTACAGGAGTTTCAG GATGAAGTGGTAGAAAGAGCTAAAAAGGCGAAAGTGAAAGCGGCTCGTGAAGCCATGGAAGCACAAGGAATTGTTCCAAAGTCTCCTGCATCAAGTGTTTCTTCACCAATTGTAATCATTGATGAAGTGACGATTTCTCCATCTTCATCAAGCTCAGATTCTAAAGATGAGGGCCCCAGTAAGGACAGCACGGACCCACTTTTAGGAATATCAATAGATGATTAA